AGCAGGCAGCCACAGCGAAGCTTCGAGCTCCTTGAGGATTGGGGCTGAGGGCCCACTGCACCATGCTCAACGGACGCGCAGCTCCCTCACCTTCCTCCTGAACGTCTCGTACCTCATGCAGTCCCTCTCCCCATCGGCCTCCCGGCATATCTTCCCCTCGGCCACGAGGAGCCTCCACACCTTGGTTAGCGGGAGGCCCTTCTTGAGGAGCTGCTTCACGTAGTCCTCTGGGAACGGGTAGGGGGGGCGGCCCAGCCTCTTCCCGCCCGCCCTAGCCTTCTCTAGGCCCGCCCTAGTCCTCATCGACGTTAGGACGCGCTCCTGGGCGGAGGCGAAGCTCATGACGCTGACCAGTATGTCGGCGAGCAGTTTGTAGAGCAGCGAGAGCAGCGGGTTGTCGCCCGAGGCCCTGAGGCCCTCCATTAGCTCGTTCCAGCTCGGCATCGCGGCCACCCAGAGCCTGCACCCCCTGGAGCTGAGGTAGCGGAGGACCTCCTTCAGGTCGTCGTAGTCCCTCCCGAGCCTGCTCAGGTCGAAGACGACGACGTCCTTGACGCCCGGGTTCGCCTCCAGGAACCTGGCCATAGACGCGAACCCGGGCCTCTCCATCGCCTTGACTGAGCCGGACACCGCCTCGTCGACGAACCAGGCCAGCGCGAACCCCCTAGACTTAGCGAACTCCTCCAGGGCCCTCCTCTGGGCCTCGGCCTCCTGGGCCTGGGTAGACACCCTGACGTAGGCAGCGGCCAGCGCGCTCATCTCCATCGCTAGAGCCCTTGGGCGACCTCGCTAAAATCCCTTTCTGACGAGAAAGCCCTCGTCAACTTGCCTAAAGGAACCTACCGCGTTAATAGTCATAGCCTCGGTAACTAGGGTCACATGATGAAGGGCTAAGGTAAGAGGTGTCGTGTCAAGTCTTGTTCTTTCTGCAACAAATTGTTTAAGTAGCTTAGATGAATGATCTACGCCATCTCTATAGGATGAGGGCTGACAATCACCACAGATAATTTTTTCCCTGATAGCCGAGGGCGAGATTGCCATTACGTAGAGCCTTAAACAGCAGAGTTGTCATTAAATCACTTAATTATCGTGAATTATGTAAAAAGCCACAGCACTTCTAAAAGTGAAAATATACATAGACTGTTGTATTACTGATGCTTGACGCTTTAATTGCTACATCGTCAATAGCGAAATCATCCGAGTCGACTTGCTCATTAGAACCCCTAGCTGCCAGGAACGTTAGATACCCCACCTCATGGGTAACCTCTCAAGCTCAAGAGGTCGTTGAGTAGTGTCCACGTCTCTTAGGACTAAAGCACGTCTACCATTAGTTGATGATAGACGTAAAGAAGAGTCGTCGTAATGAGGAGCATTTCAATTGTATCCTGGTTTAATAGGGGCGGGGCTTAGCAAGCTGCTTACTATCACGAGCTTACGTAGCATCTATAGTAAGTTGATGAGCTCTCAACTTGACGATGACTAAGACAACCTACATTACTTTCGCTTTCTCTAGTCTTCTTCGTTCTTCATCTCTTAGCTCGCGTCTAAGGATCTTGCCCACCTTAGATTTCGGTAACATATCTCGAAACTCTATGTAGTGGGGGAGTTCGTAGGGGGCAAGTCTCTCACGACACCAGCTTAAGAGTTCGTAAGCGCTAACTCCCCTGACGTCCTCCTTGAGCACTACGAAGGCCTTAATTCTCTCACCAACCATCGGGTCAGGGACCCCTACAACGGCGGCAGCTACTACGGCAGGGTGCTCTTGTAATACCGCCTCTATCTTTGCCGGGGCCACTCTGTAGCCTTTATGCTTTATCATGTCTGCGGATCTATCTATGAAGTAGAGCCAGCCATCTTTGTCTATTCGAACAAGGTCTTTGGTCCTATACCACAACTTGCCGTTGATGTTAACAAAGCACACGGCAGTCTCCTCTGGTTTATTCCAATAACCAGTCACCATGTTCTCCGAAGATACCAGTAGCTCCCCGGTCTCACCAGGTGGAACAGGCTCTAATGTATCGGGATCCACAACCATCACTTCTTGGAAAGACACTATCTTGCCCACGGCTCCATTCGGAATGCGTGACTCATCCGTGGGAGTTAAGGCGACGCCACCGTATGTTTCAGTAGCCCCGTATCCCTGATATATGGGGATACCGAACTTCTTTAACCATCTATCAGCTACTTCTAAAGGTAGTACGTCCCCAGCACAGAAGCAGTACTTGAGGGAGCTCAAATCATAGTAGTCTACCCTGTCGTGCTCTAAAATCATCCTATAAAGCGCTGGAACACCTACAAGAGTAGTTGCTTTGTACCTTTGAATATGGTCAAATACTGCATCCAAGTTAAGCCTAGGGAGCAGTATTACAGTGTCTCCGTGGAGAAGGGCTCCTATCCCGATAGCTTGACCTAGAATATGATAGAGGGCTGCTCCCAGTAGCACGACATCCTTACCTACAGGGATTAGAGGCTCGCTTACCTTCCTTTGCTCACCAATGCTTTGAAGAAAGAGGACGTGAGATATGGGTACTCCTTTGGGGAGGCCTGTAGTGCCCCCCGTATAGAGTATCTCGGCAACGTCTCTGCCCCCCGCACTTACATAGAATGGAAGGGAGCCCTTACCTCGACTGAGCAGACTCTTGAAAGTGAAAATCCCTTTTCCTCGTGGAGTTTTACCCCCCGGAACTCTGCCTAGGGCCTTGCCAATGTACCTCTTCCACCAAGGCAAGAGCTCAACTACGCTGGTTACAACCACCACTTTCAGGGCAGTTTCTGGGAGAACTTGAGCCACATACCTGAAGTTTATATCAGTGCAAAATATTGCGTCAGCACTGCTATCGTTAACGATGTACTTTACGTCGCGAGCAGTATATATGGGGGTTATGGGTATGGCTACGGCGCCAATCCTCATTAGGGCTAACCAAGCAATGACCCACTGCGGGCAGTGAGGTAGGTATATGACTGCTCTCTTTACGCCCAATTCATTTAGGCTGTAGGTAAGTTTTTCAACCAGATCCTTGAGCTGAAGATAAGAGAACCTCTTCCCTAAGTAAATGAGAGCTGTCTTATCTGGAGCCCTCTCCACAGCTTCATTGAACGTGTTATAGATGGAGACAGAGGACAAAAACCCACCTCTCACACTCACACTATACACCTAAGTAAGCAGCCCTTACCTCAGGACTATTCATTAACTCATGTCCCGTCCCAGCAAGTATAAGTGTGCCATTCTCGACCACATAGCCACGATCTACAATAGGTAGTAGTGGCCTAGCGTATTGTTCTGTTACCAAAATAGTTATTCCAGCTTGGTTTATGCGCTTTATTGCTTGAATTAATTGCACCTGCATAAGTGGGCTCAGTCCGAGGAGGGGCTCATCCATGATCAATAGCTTAGGACGTGCAATTAAGGCCATAGCGATGGCCAGCATCTGCTGTTCGCCACCACTCAGCAGACCGGCCCTTCTGCTAAGTAATTCCTTCAGAGGTGGAAAAACTTCTAGAGCGAACCTTACGCCTTCCTCAATCTCCTGGCGTTTACGTAGGTATCCAGCTATCTTCAAGTTCTCTAGCACGCTGCTCTCGCGGAAAATTGGGCGTCTCTCTCGGCATAGGATAATGCCCTTCTTAGCTCTAAGACTAGGATCGACGTGAAGAATGTCCTCACCTTCGAACTTTATCCGGCCAAGAATGGTGATGCGCTCACCCCCCCTTCTTGCCTCCTTTATCTTCATATCGAGCAACAAACCCGAGATGGCATTTACGATCGTAGTTTTCCCGGCGCTATTTGAGCCAAAAATACCTACGATCTCCCCCTTTTGAACGTCTAAGCTTAAATTGTTAACGGCTAAGGCATTCTCATAAAATACCGTAAGGTCCCTGACCTCCAACATCCTATCCTACCCCAACCTCAATACCTAAGTAGGCCCTTTTAACTTCCTCTTTGACGGCTATCTCCTTTGGAGACCCGTCGGCAATTATCCTACCAAAATTTAATACTAAGGCGCGGTTAACGACTCGAAAGAGCTCCCTTAATCTATGCTCAATCATAATTATAGCAATCCCCTCCCTATTTATCCTTTCGATGACAGGTAGGGTACCGGCCACCTCAGCCGGGCTCATTCCAGAGAAGAGCTCGTCTAGGATTATCAGCTCTGGTTGAAGAGCCAGACAACGAGCCAGCTCCAGGCGTTTTA
Above is a window of Candidatus Nezhaarchaeota archaeon DNA encoding:
- a CDS encoding AMP-binding protein, which produces MSSVSIYNTFNEAVERAPDKTALIYLGKRFSYLQLKDLVEKLTYSLNELGVKRAVIYLPHCPQWVIAWLALMRIGAVAIPITPIYTARDVKYIVNDSSADAIFCTDINFRYVAQVLPETALKVVVVTSVVELLPWWKRYIGKALGRVPGGKTPRGKGIFTFKSLLSRGKGSLPFYVSAGGRDVAEILYTGGTTGLPKGVPISHVLFLQSIGEQRKVSEPLIPVGKDVVLLGAALYHILGQAIGIGALLHGDTVILLPRLNLDAVFDHIQRYKATTLVGVPALYRMILEHDRVDYYDLSSLKYCFCAGDVLPLEVADRWLKKFGIPIYQGYGATETYGGVALTPTDESRIPNGAVGKIVSFQEVMVVDPDTLEPVPPGETGELLVSSENMVTGYWNKPEETAVCFVNINGKLWYRTKDLVRIDKDGWLYFIDRSADMIKHKGYRVAPAKIEAVLQEHPAVVAAAVVGVPDPMVGERIKAFVVLKEDVRGVSAYELLSWCRERLAPYELPHYIEFRDMLPKSKVGKILRRELRDEERRRLEKAKVM
- a CDS encoding recombinase family protein: MEMSALAAAYVRVSTQAQEAEAQRRALEEFAKSRGFALAWFVDEAVSGSVKAMERPGFASMARFLEANPGVKDVVVFDLSRLGRDYDDLKEVLRYLSSRGCRLWVAAMPSWNELMEGLRASGDNPLLSLLYKLLADILVSVMSFASAQERVLTSMRTRAGLEKARAGGKRLGRPPYPFPEDYVKQLLKKGLPLTKVWRLLVAEGKICREADGERDCMRYETFRRKVRELRVR
- a CDS encoding ABC transporter ATP-binding protein, with protein sequence MLEVRDLTVFYENALAVNNLSLDVQKGEIVGIFGSNSAGKTTIVNAISGLLLDMKIKEARRGGERITILGRIKFEGEDILHVDPSLRAKKGIILCRERRPIFRESSVLENLKIAGYLRKRQEIEEGVRFALEVFPPLKELLSRRAGLLSGGEQQMLAIAMALIARPKLLIMDEPLLGLSPLMQVQLIQAIKRINQAGITILVTEQYARPLLPIVDRGYVVENGTLILAGTGHELMNSPEVRAAYLGV